Proteins from a genomic interval of Quercus robur chromosome 9, dhQueRobu3.1, whole genome shotgun sequence:
- the LOC126700619 gene encoding uncharacterized protein LOC126700619, which translates to MIKVISSYSPLGYDAKVSVLIDHDNRCWREDVIVSSFLPHEAALIKAIPLSLDKSVDVLFWPRNSNGLYSVKSGYKLLLECELNDEPSSSDLSLSKKVWRGIWNLKIPNRAKNLLWRAGSETLPTRVNLRKRKILTEDSCPHCLLEKETSFHALWSCSCLYPVWQVHFSWLSKLAVNCSSFLDVIQLTQDHNNLSDVFAMTAALIWARRNQIRVGDKVLPIEKINSTALENLQEFQLASSTPHRAPPTFKTAKWSPPPPGWMKANFDGATFSSKALAGLGAIIRNDQGLVMAAYTHSIPLPTSVETVEVLAARSAICLAKDLNFSKVIFEGDSEIIIKAINKGDLLSSSFGHILNDINLLSKSFQRVSFCHTRRQGNRVAHGLARMACNFSDYQVWMEDVPPDLYNVYCSDLH; encoded by the coding sequence ATGATAAAGGTAATCTCCTCATACAGCCCTCTTGGTTATGATGCTAAAGTTTCTGTTTTGATTGATCATGATAATCGCTGCTGGCGTGAAGATGTGATTGTCTCCTCCTTCTTGCCTCATGAAGCTGCTCTGATCAAAGCCATCCCTCTAAGCCTAGATAAAAGTGTGGATGTGCTATTTTGGCCTAGAAACTCTAATGGCCTTTACTCTGTCAAATCCGGGTATAAATTGCTTCTAGAGTGTGAATTGAATGATGAGCCATCTTCCTCTGATTTGTCGCTGTCTAAAAAAGTTTGGAGAGGCATTTGGAACCTCAAAATTCCAAATAGAGCAAAAAATCTCCTCTGGAGAGCTGGTTCGGAGACCCTTCCCACCAGAGTGAACCTtaggaaaaggaaaatcctAACTGAAGACTCCTGCCCTCACTGCTTGCTTGAAAAAGAAACATCTTTCCATGCTCTTTGGTCATGCTCCTGTCTGTATCCGGTGTGGCAAGTCCATTTTAGTTGGTTATCTAAGCTTGCCGTGAATTGCTCTTCTTTCCTGGATGTCATCCAGCTAACCCAAGATCATAACAACCTCTCGGACGTATTTGCCATGACTGCAGCGCTAATTTGGGCGCGAAGGAACCAAATCCGTGTGGGTGACAAGGTTCTTCCAATCGAAAAAATCAACTCCACAGCCCTTGAAAACCTTCAGGAATTCCAGCTTGCTTCCTCCACTCCCCACCGTGCTCCTCCCACATTCAAAACAGCGAAATGGTCTCCTCCTCCCCCGGGTTGGATGAAGGCTAACTTCGATGGTGCCACCTTCTCATCCAAAGCTCTTGCTGGTTTGGGAGCCATTATCCGGAACGACCAAGGTCTAGTTATGGCTGCCTATACACATTCTATTCCCCTGCCTACTTCGGTAGAGACAGTGGAAGTGTTGGCAGCGCGCAGTGCAATCTGCCTGGCAAAGGATCTGAATTTTTCCAAGGTAATCTTTGAAGGTGACTCGGAGATCATCATTAAAGCCATCAATAAGGGAGATCTTTTGTCCTCAAGCTTTGGCCACATTCTGAATGACATTAATCTTCTATCCAAATCCTTTCAACGGGTGTCTTTCTGTCACACTCGCAGACAAGGGAATAGAGTTGCGCATGGTCTGGCTCGTATGGCTTGTAATTTTTCTGATTATCAAGtctggatggaggatgttcctccGGACTTATATAATGTATATTGTTCTGATTTACATTAA
- the LOC126700620 gene encoding uncharacterized protein LOC126700620, with the protein MEEALLLPKDMSELRNIRKNEVFLNCKRYLDMAVQATFRLEEITNSCYQQLEDERKRRIAAMQTLTIAENSNAELKKKLADKEHTHQSADSALEGTQRQVEDQRKRLRETTDQLTASREQMAALKKQLEEAQRLKDQAEKSKAEAEKAKIEAEKARDKAEQKGYDLGVVETKETLRAKVPAVCRIYCAQTWDEALNRAGVEASSELRKSENIFYPPAIRASDLPSTQGEVASIVADPIKEAQPQDPPFPSQQWPRKEPGAQQEVPLDKATAVLEVGAALQGLQQDLALTTMPAEGASKDKEGTTTTEADNPANKNSKFQIKLKK; encoded by the exons ATGGAGGAGGCCTTGTTACTTCCAAAAGATATGTCTGAGCTGAGGAATATCAGGAAGAATGAGGTCTTCCTCAATTGTAAAAGATATTTGGACATG GCTGTCCAAGCCACTTTCAGGCTTGAGGAGATAACCAATTCGTGCTACCAGCAACTggaagatgaaagaaaaagacgGATAGCAGCTATGCAAACACTCACCATTGCTGAAAATAGCAATGCCGAACTGAAGAAAAAGCTGGCTGATAAGGAGCATACCCACCAGAGTGCTGACTCGGCCTTGGAGGGCACGCAAAGGCAAGTCGAGGACCAGAGGAAGCGCCTACGCGAGACCACTGATCAACTGACTGCTTCCAGGGAACAGATGGCAGCACTCAAGAAACAATTGGAAGAAGCCCAAAGGCTTAAGGATCAGGCTGAAAAATCCAAAGCTGAGGCTGAGAAGGCAAAGATTGAGGCCGAGAAGGCTAGGGACAAGGCTGAACAAAAGGGTTACGACCTTGGAGTAGTTGAAACCAAGGAAACCCTTAGGGCAAAGGTCCCAGCTGTGTGTCGTATCTACTGTGCCCAGACTTGGGATGAAGCCCTTAAccgagctggggttgaggcttcttcTGAGCTGAGGAAATCTGAAAATATATTCTACCCCCCTGCCATACGAGCCTCAGACCTCCCTTCTACTCAAGGTGAAGTGGCTTCTATAGTTGCTGATCCGATTAAAGAAGCACAGCCTCAGGATCCTCCTTTTCCCAGTCAGCAGTGGCCGAGAAAAGAACCTGGAGCTCAACAAGAAGTACCCTTGGACAAGGCTACAGCGGTTCTAGAAGTAGGAGCAGCTTTACAGGGCCTTCAACAGGACTTGGCTTTAACTACCATGCCCGCTGAGGGAGCCTCCAAAGATAAGGAAGGAACGACTACTACGGAAGCAGATAACCCAGCTAACAAGAACTCCAAGTTTCagattaaattgaaaaaatga